Proteins from one Mycobacterium sp. HUMS_12744610 genomic window:
- a CDS encoding TetR/AcrR family transcriptional regulator, with product MREQVLRAARDLTIEKGWHRVRMSEVAKLVGVSRPTLYKEFTDKQGLGDALVVSEGERFLNGIHAVSAQHAGDVRGGITAAVSYTLEEAEASPLLKAVLTSNRPTDKTVSETTGMLPLLPTSASLLELSSAALVTWFNEHFPGLDADDVHEVADALVRLTVSHVVLPSADASLTGERISRIALRYLGADPARPFTQRRFLSGC from the coding sequence ATGCGTGAGCAAGTTCTCAGGGCTGCGCGTGACCTCACTATCGAGAAGGGCTGGCATCGGGTTCGCATGAGTGAAGTCGCCAAGCTTGTCGGCGTGTCCCGCCCGACGCTCTACAAGGAATTCACCGATAAGCAGGGACTGGGTGACGCGCTGGTTGTGTCCGAAGGCGAACGATTCTTGAACGGCATTCACGCAGTTTCGGCACAACACGCCGGAGATGTCCGCGGGGGTATCACCGCCGCGGTGTCGTACACCCTCGAGGAAGCGGAAGCGAGCCCGCTCTTGAAGGCGGTGTTGACGTCAAATCGGCCTACAGACAAAACGGTTTCCGAGACAACCGGTATGTTGCCGCTCCTGCCGACCTCGGCATCGCTGCTGGAGCTATCCTCGGCAGCCCTCGTGACTTGGTTCAACGAGCACTTTCCAGGTCTGGATGCCGATGACGTGCATGAAGTCGCCGATGCGCTGGTGAGGCTCACTGTGAGCCATGTCGTGCTTCCTTCTGCCGATGCAAGTCTGACCGGTGAGCGGATCTCGCGGATCGCCCTTCGCTATTTGGGCGCAGATCCCGCGAGGCCGTTTACACAACGCAGATTTTTGTCTGGATGTTGA
- a CDS encoding ferredoxin: MKIRVDRNRCSSIGMCEGLAPDFFEVRHDGQLNIVNPEPPECHRSLIEEAVSCCPTGALAVED; this comes from the coding sequence ATGAAGATCAGAGTCGACCGCAACCGATGCTCGTCAATCGGAATGTGTGAAGGCCTGGCTCCTGACTTCTTCGAGGTCAGGCACGATGGCCAACTCAATATCGTGAACCCCGAGCCACCGGAATGCCACAGATCACTCATCGAAGAAGCAGTATCGTGCTGCCCCACAGGCGCTCTCGCCGTCGAGGACTGA
- a CDS encoding transposase produces MPRISTKPSSRSKRSRSTTAPNTPKRSPKIVDDAEVFLEFYRYPAEHWIHLRTTNPIESTFATVRLRTKVTKGPGSRAAWLAMAYKLIEAAQARWRAVNAPHLVALVRASAVFHKGKPLERPIDITPEPSAAEPQTVGSQVA; encoded by the coding sequence ATGCCGAGGATATCGACAAAGCCCAGCTCGCGATCAAAGCGTTCGAGATCGACTACGGCGCCAAATACCCCAAAGCGGTCGCCCAAGATCGTCGACGACGCCGAGGTGTTTTTGGAGTTCTACCGGTATCCCGCCGAGCATTGGATCCACCTTCGCACCACAAATCCGATCGAAAGTACCTTTGCGACAGTACGTTTGAGGACCAAAGTCACCAAAGGGCCGGGCTCCCGCGCGGCCTGGCTGGCGATGGCCTACAAGCTAATCGAGGCCGCCCAGGCCCGCTGGCGCGCGGTCAACGCACCACACTTGGTCGCCCTCGTCCGTGCCAGCGCCGTCTTCCACAAGGGCAAGCCGCTCGAACGGCCTATCGACATCACACCCGAACCGTCGGCAGCTGAGCCTCAAACCGTCGGATCGCAGGTCGCCTGA
- a CDS encoding BtrH N-terminal domain-containing protein, with translation MARVEVPYRHELGGHCGSGALRDLTEWAGLRWGVHAPREGLVFALSGTLDFSYARSDELFPPVYLVGRGPDLEEQYLTNVGAQFEIRATDDGDLGWKWVTDQLDRRTPVMVWADIAHLPYLRARLSMSRHDIVITGYDDDRGVALVVDNDRDSVQLVPYEDLRRARSSTGFPVPTRHTAYIVDWPTTAPDLAAIAGPALIRSAQAMAAITDSRGLTVTRDPEAQKDGLDGVEHFAVDVAAWPDALDDHNLESALFALWAFIEKAGTGGGLFRALQADGCRSIANLLHSEAALEASRAAREVSTAWTEVARMAYNPGTPLRARAAATAAAAERVPDAEKRLTESLFAAGAALT, from the coding sequence ATGGCGCGCGTAGAGGTGCCTTACAGACACGAGCTCGGCGGCCACTGCGGGTCCGGTGCCCTCCGCGATCTGACCGAGTGGGCCGGACTCCGTTGGGGTGTGCACGCCCCCCGCGAAGGACTGGTTTTCGCGCTGAGCGGCACGCTGGATTTTTCCTATGCCCGTTCCGACGAGTTATTTCCGCCGGTGTACCTCGTTGGCAGGGGCCCCGATCTCGAAGAGCAATACCTCACTAATGTCGGTGCACAGTTCGAGATTCGCGCCACCGATGACGGCGACCTCGGGTGGAAGTGGGTGACCGATCAACTCGACCGCCGCACCCCCGTGATGGTTTGGGCCGACATTGCTCATCTGCCCTATCTGCGCGCACGGTTGAGCATGAGCCGCCACGACATTGTCATCACCGGCTACGACGACGACCGAGGCGTGGCCTTGGTCGTTGACAACGACCGAGATTCGGTCCAACTGGTCCCCTACGAGGATCTCCGTCGGGCACGGTCTTCGACCGGCTTTCCCGTGCCGACCCGTCACACCGCCTACATCGTCGACTGGCCGACTACGGCGCCGGACTTGGCGGCGATCGCCGGTCCCGCCCTTATCCGAAGCGCGCAGGCGATGGCGGCAATCACCGACAGCCGGGGTCTTACAGTCACTCGCGACCCTGAGGCACAGAAGGATGGACTCGATGGTGTCGAGCATTTCGCCGTCGACGTGGCGGCGTGGCCTGACGCCCTGGACGATCACAACCTCGAAAGCGCCCTGTTTGCGCTGTGGGCGTTCATTGAGAAGGCGGGGACGGGAGGGGGGTTGTTCAGGGCCCTGCAGGCCGACGGCTGTCGAAGCATCGCCAACTTGCTGCATTCCGAAGCCGCCCTGGAGGCGTCGAGGGCTGCTCGGGAGGTGTCGACCGCCTGGACCGAAGTAGCCCGGATGGCTTACAACCCAGGCACCCCACTGCGGGCTCGCGCCGCCGCCACTGCGGCCGCAGCCGAGCGTGTGCCTGACGCCGAAAAGCGGCTCACGGAATCGCTCTTCGCCGCCGGAGCGGCTCTGACGTAA
- a CDS encoding cytochrome P450, with translation MTVSASAPKSSVERRSARSYDSADLSSTAFWAGTAADREKTYAELRRRAPISWHPRVEHTMIDDEDDQGFWAVVTHPLLVEATRRHDDFLSGQGIVMESIPQELLDTAQGFIAMDPPRHTKIRRLLASAFTPKQMRLTSHQIEANAKRVVDGLAPQGEADFVDQCAALLPMHNIFDMMGVPDSMRRDIAWESRYAGGWSDPEVMGEDPVIPRLFQAMGFLGDGAREIIAARRRQPEDDLMTNLVQAEVDGEQLTDDEIVSFFILLTIAGNDTTRQSTSHAMKALTDFPDQRAWLMEDFDGRIKGAVEEFVRWATPIMTFRRTAARDCELGGQQITEGDKIILFYSSANWDTTVFTNPEKFDLSRDPNPHVSFGGGGIHHCLGNQLARQQLAALFRELLHRLPDIEVCGPPSYTVSTFFHGVNHLPVRFTPNA, from the coding sequence ATGACTGTCAGCGCTTCCGCTCCGAAGTCGTCGGTGGAGCGTCGTTCAGCACGTTCGTATGATTCTGCCGACCTGTCCTCGACTGCCTTTTGGGCTGGCACCGCCGCTGACCGTGAGAAGACCTACGCGGAGCTGCGCCGACGCGCCCCCATCAGCTGGCACCCGCGCGTCGAGCACACCATGATCGACGACGAGGACGACCAAGGCTTCTGGGCCGTGGTCACCCACCCGCTACTTGTCGAGGCGACCCGGCGACACGACGATTTCCTGTCTGGTCAAGGCATTGTGATGGAGTCGATCCCGCAGGAACTGCTCGACACCGCGCAAGGCTTCATCGCTATGGACCCGCCGCGGCATACCAAGATTCGACGATTGCTGGCATCCGCATTCACACCGAAGCAAATGCGGCTGACCAGTCACCAGATCGAGGCCAACGCGAAACGGGTCGTCGATGGCCTTGCCCCGCAAGGCGAGGCTGACTTCGTCGACCAGTGCGCCGCGTTGCTGCCGATGCACAACATCTTCGACATGATGGGCGTGCCGGACTCGATGCGCCGCGACATCGCGTGGGAGTCACGGTATGCCGGTGGGTGGAGCGACCCGGAGGTGATGGGCGAAGACCCGGTCATACCTCGCCTGTTCCAAGCGATGGGATTCTTGGGCGATGGCGCCCGCGAAATCATCGCCGCACGTCGCCGGCAGCCCGAAGATGACCTTATGACGAACCTCGTTCAAGCTGAAGTGGACGGCGAACAACTCACCGACGACGAGATCGTCTCGTTTTTCATACTTCTCACGATCGCCGGGAACGACACCACGCGCCAAAGCACCAGTCACGCGATGAAAGCATTGACGGACTTCCCAGACCAAAGAGCTTGGCTCATGGAGGATTTCGACGGACGGATCAAAGGGGCCGTGGAAGAATTCGTCCGGTGGGCCACACCAATCATGACATTTCGCCGGACGGCGGCTCGCGACTGCGAACTGGGCGGGCAGCAGATCACCGAGGGTGACAAGATCATACTTTTCTACAGCTCGGCCAACTGGGACACCACCGTGTTCACTAACCCGGAGAAGTTCGATCTGTCGCGCGACCCTAACCCGCACGTGAGCTTCGGAGGCGGGGGAATCCATCACTGCCTCGGCAACCAGCTGGCCAGGCAGCAACTCGCTGCGCTCTTCAGAGAACTGCTGCACCGCCTGCCTGATATTGAAGTCTGCGGGCCACCCAGCTACACCGTCAGCACGTTCTTCCACGGCGTGAATCACCTTCCCGTCCGCTTCACCCCGAACGCGTAA
- a CDS encoding flavin-containing monooxygenase: MNMTEQRSVKVAIIGAGMSGLCMAIKLQDAGIDSYTIFEQAEDVGGTWRDNTYPGLTCDIPSRYYSYSFRPNPNWSHLLPPGPEIQAYFQQVADERAIRPHIKFGAEVISARYDDERWRITTDDSEETFDVLVTATGVLRVPRYPDIPGQESFAGPVFHSAEWDHSVTLRDKRVGLIGTGSTGIQIIAELGGKVSRLTVFQRTAQWVFPMPNPHYSPLIQAALTRWPRLNGLGYWFWGLVVRRIFGRAPIRPGFQRRLVQTLCRWNLRLSVRDPQLRAKLTPKDQPMCKRQIMAGHFYRSVQQPGVEVINETIDHIEPRGVITADGTLHELDLLVYATGFDARAYVRPLTVVGERGLTLDEAWADGPTAYRSVAVPGFPNLFMLMGPHSPIGNQSLIPVAEDQADYVLWWINRIREGRIVAAAPTKLATKGYNDSMKAAMPQTIWVTGCNSWYLGKDGLPELFPWTPERHRELLRAPEIADFELR, from the coding sequence ATGAACATGACGGAACAACGGTCAGTCAAAGTCGCAATCATCGGTGCGGGCATGTCGGGACTGTGCATGGCGATCAAGCTGCAGGACGCCGGCATTGACTCGTACACCATTTTCGAACAGGCCGAGGATGTCGGCGGCACATGGCGAGACAACACCTACCCGGGGCTAACCTGCGATATCCCATCGCGGTATTACTCCTACTCGTTTCGGCCCAACCCGAACTGGTCGCACCTGCTGCCGCCGGGGCCGGAGATCCAGGCCTATTTCCAGCAGGTGGCCGACGAACGGGCCATCCGCCCGCACATCAAGTTCGGCGCCGAGGTCATATCCGCCCGATACGACGACGAGCGGTGGCGGATCACGACCGACGACAGCGAAGAGACATTCGACGTCCTTGTCACCGCGACCGGCGTGCTCCGGGTGCCGCGCTATCCGGACATTCCCGGCCAGGAGAGTTTTGCCGGGCCGGTGTTCCACTCCGCGGAATGGGATCACTCCGTCACCTTGCGGGACAAGCGGGTCGGACTGATCGGGACGGGCTCGACAGGCATACAGATCATTGCCGAACTCGGGGGCAAGGTCAGTCGGCTCACCGTCTTCCAACGCACTGCGCAGTGGGTCTTTCCGATGCCCAATCCGCACTACTCACCGCTGATCCAGGCCGCGTTGACGCGGTGGCCGAGGTTGAACGGCCTGGGCTATTGGTTCTGGGGATTGGTGGTCAGGCGCATCTTCGGCCGCGCGCCGATCCGTCCGGGATTTCAGCGCCGCTTGGTTCAGACGCTATGTCGATGGAACCTGCGACTCTCGGTGCGCGACCCGCAGTTGCGCGCGAAACTCACCCCGAAAGATCAGCCGATGTGCAAGCGCCAGATTATGGCGGGACATTTCTACCGTTCGGTCCAACAACCGGGTGTGGAGGTGATCAACGAGACGATCGACCACATCGAGCCTCGCGGCGTCATCACGGCCGACGGTACCTTGCACGAACTCGACCTGCTGGTCTATGCCACCGGGTTTGACGCCCGGGCCTACGTGCGCCCGCTGACAGTGGTCGGGGAGCGTGGGCTCACCCTCGACGAGGCATGGGCCGATGGCCCCACGGCGTATCGGTCGGTCGCGGTGCCCGGATTCCCAAACTTGTTCATGCTGATGGGTCCGCATTCGCCGATCGGCAACCAGTCACTGATACCGGTCGCCGAGGACCAGGCTGATTATGTGCTGTGGTGGATTAACCGGATCCGTGAGGGCCGCATCGTCGCCGCCGCGCCCACCAAGTTGGCCACCAAGGGCTACAACGACAGCATGAAAGCAGCGATGCCACAAACAATTTGGGTTACCGGTTGCAACAGTTGGTACCTAGGCAAAGATGGGCTTCCCGAATTGTTTCCGTGGACACCCGAGCGGCACCGAGAACTATTGCGTGCACCTGAGATCGCAGATTTCGAACTCCGATGA
- a CDS encoding LLM class flavin-dependent oxidoreductase, translating into MSTYGLSVVAPELAAMKATAAAADQAGFDAVWASEFYTRSGSISMAAMATSTNRCRIGSSILYGIGRSPLVLATETRDLDELSGGRVVLGIGNGTKRMMSDWHSVTDTSAPALRVEELVPLIRRIWNLHEGPVRHEGRFYNMNLVPTGPVEPPARNIPIVTAAVRPRMCEAAGRVADGLAGHPLFTTAYVEEVVRPAVAKGAQRTGRDPNGVEIVSMVMCSIHDDPEIARREVAQQIAFYASVRTYEPLLDFCGFAKQGAVIREAFTRSDFQAMFNAVTDDMIDVMGVAGTADEVRNGLRRYEGVLDHIMLYPPSVGTAPERVGQNVDDLIKHCAPPNMPPASQLHARPGPR; encoded by the coding sequence ATGAGTACTTATGGACTTTCAGTCGTCGCCCCTGAACTTGCCGCGATGAAGGCCACCGCCGCGGCTGCCGACCAGGCCGGGTTCGACGCCGTCTGGGCATCCGAGTTCTACACCCGGTCGGGATCCATCTCGATGGCGGCGATGGCAACCTCGACGAACAGGTGTCGCATCGGGTCGTCAATCCTCTACGGCATCGGACGTAGTCCGCTGGTCTTGGCGACCGAAACACGCGACCTCGACGAACTGTCCGGTGGTCGGGTCGTGCTCGGGATCGGCAACGGCACCAAACGGATGATGAGCGATTGGCACTCTGTCACCGATACCAGCGCCCCCGCCCTGCGCGTCGAGGAACTCGTACCCCTTATCCGGCGCATCTGGAACCTGCACGAAGGACCCGTCCGCCATGAGGGCCGTTTCTACAATATGAATCTCGTCCCCACCGGGCCGGTAGAACCCCCTGCGCGCAATATCCCCATCGTCACCGCCGCCGTGCGGCCGCGAATGTGTGAAGCCGCCGGACGGGTCGCTGACGGCTTGGCCGGGCATCCACTCTTCACCACCGCGTATGTGGAGGAAGTCGTGCGGCCTGCGGTGGCCAAGGGCGCACAACGCACCGGGCGCGACCCTAACGGCGTCGAGATCGTGTCGATGGTGATGTGCTCCATCCACGACGACCCCGAGATCGCTCGTCGCGAGGTAGCGCAGCAGATCGCATTCTACGCCTCGGTCAGGACCTACGAACCGCTGCTCGACTTCTGCGGATTCGCCAAGCAGGGTGCCGTCATCCGAGAAGCCTTCACCCGCAGCGACTTTCAGGCCATGTTCAACGCCGTCACCGATGACATGATCGACGTCATGGGTGTCGCCGGCACCGCTGACGAGGTTCGCAACGGGCTACGCCGCTACGAGGGCGTGCTAGACCACATCATGCTCTACCCACCGTCGGTAGGTACCGCGCCTGAGCGGGTCGGACAGAACGTCGATGATCTCATCAAGCATTGCGCCCCGCCCAATATGCCTCCGGCCTCCCAGCTGCACGCGCGACCCGGACCACGGTAG